From one Triticum urartu cultivar G1812 chromosome 3, Tu2.1, whole genome shotgun sequence genomic stretch:
- the LOC125545953 gene encoding chitinase CLP-like: MARVLLLVLAASLVALASSKGLPVLAPVTKDTATSLYTIPFHDGASLVLDVAGPLVWSTCEGSQPPAEIPCSSPTCLLSNAYPAPGCPAPSCGSDRHDKPCTAYPSNPVTGACAAGSLFHTKFAANTTDGNKPVSEVNVGVLAACAPSKLLASLPRGSTGVAGLANSGLALPAQVASTQKVANRFLLCLPTGGLGVAIFGGGPLPWPQFTQSMDYTPLVAKGGSPAHYISLKSIKVENTRVPVSERALATGGVMLSTRLPYVLLRRDVYRPFVGAFTKALAAQPANGAPVARAVKPVAPFELCYDTKSLGNNLGGYWVPNVGLAVDGGSDWAMTGKNSMVDVKPGTACVAFVEMKGVEAGDGRAPAVILGGAQMEDFVLDFDMEKKRLGFLRLPHFTGCGS; this comes from the coding sequence ATGGCACGGGTCCTCCTCCTCGTGCTGGCCGCCTCGCTCGTTGCGCTGGCGTCGTCCAAAGGCCTTCCGGTGCTCGCGCCGGTCACCAAGGACACCGCCACCTCCCTCTACACCATCCCCTTCCACGACGGCGCCAGCCTCGTCCTCGACGTCGCCGGCCCGCTCGTCTGGTCCACGTGCGAGGGTAGTCAGCCGCCGGCGGAGATCCCGTGCAGCAGCCCCACCTGCCTCCTCTCCAACGCCTACCCCGCCCCGGGCTGCCCCGCGCCAAGCTGCGGCAGCGACAGGCACGACAAGCCGTGCACGGCGTACCCATCCAACCCGGTCACCGGCGCGTGCGCCGCCGGGAGCCTCTTCCACACGAAGTTCGCAGCCAACACCACCGACGGGAATAAACCGGTTAGCGAGGTGAACGTCGGGGTCCTGGCGGCGTGCGCGCCGAGCAAGCTCCTGGCGTCGCTGCCCCGGGGCTCCACGGGCGTGGCCGGGCTCGCGAACTCCGGCCTAGCGCTGCCGGCGCAGGTGGCGTCCACGCAGAAGGTCGCCAACAGGTTCCTCCTCTGCCTCCCCACCGGCGGCCTTGGCGTGGCCATCTTCGGCGGCGGCCCGCTCCCGTGGCCGCAATTCACGCAGTCCATGGACTACACCCCGCTCGTCGCCAAGGGCGGCAGCCCCGCGCACTACATCTCGCTCAAGTCCATCAAAGTGGAGAACACCCGCGTCCCCGTATCGGAGCGGGCGCTCGCCACCGGCGGCGTGATGCTCAGCACGAGGCTGCCCTACGTCTTGCTCCGCCGCGACGTGTACCGCCCGTTCGTGGGCGCGTTCACCAAGGCCCTGGCGGCCCAGCCTGCCAACGGAGCGCCCGTGGCGCGCGCCGTGAAGCCTGTGGCGCCGTTCGAGCTCTGCTACGACACGAAGTCGCTGGGCAACAACCTCGGCGGGTACTGGGTGCCGAACGTTGGGCTGGCAGTCGACGGCGGGAGTGACTGGGCGATGACCGGGAAGAACTCGATGGTGGACGTCAAGCCGGGGACGGCGTGCGTTGCGTTCGTGGAGATGAAGGGGGTGGAGGCCGGCGACGGCAGGGCGCCGGCGGTGATCCTCGGAGGAGCCCAGATGGAGGACTTCGTGCTCGACTTCGACATGGAGAAGAAGCGGCTCGGGTTTCTCAGGCTGCCGCACTTTACGGGTTGCGGCAGCTAG